Proteins encoded together in one Bacillota bacterium window:
- a CDS encoding creatininase family protein translates to MFFAERSWPELKEAIEKNTLIILPVGTIEEHGMHLPVETDAAIAEAVARRIGEALKDEIPLLIMPTVWTGYSAKEMTRWPGTIRVRPRVLTDMLFDVCSSLIEMGFKKIVILDCHGHHSGILNVVAREIADTYGVYMAITAPAAMSAEGYGKIRRSVVGGSIHGGEWETSLMLHLGRNVNMDRATDEDIMRYHSEFLPGDNFVSGKKVFWSTWGVQQSKTGIYGDPTVASKETGEQIMRFIVDNYVKFIREFYAH, encoded by the coding sequence ATGTTTTTTGCCGAACGCAGCTGGCCGGAGCTTAAAGAGGCGATTGAGAAAAACACCCTCATAATTCTCCCTGTGGGGACTATCGAGGAGCATGGCATGCACCTCCCTGTGGAGACGGATGCGGCCATTGCCGAAGCCGTGGCGCGCAGGATCGGGGAGGCACTTAAGGACGAGATCCCCCTCCTCATAATGCCCACCGTCTGGACGGGGTATTCGGCCAAGGAGATGACGAGGTGGCCAGGGACCATAAGGGTGAGGCCGCGCGTCCTTACAGATATGCTTTTCGACGTCTGCAGCTCGCTGATTGAGATGGGGTTCAAGAAGATCGTGATTTTGGATTGTCACGGCCATCACTCCGGGATCCTGAATGTGGTGGCGCGGGAGATCGCGGACACCTATGGCGTCTATATGGCCATAACCGCGCCCGCAGCCATGAGCGCGGAGGGTTACGGCAAGATAAGGCGGTCGGTGGTCGGCGGGAGCATTCATGGGGGTGAGTGGGAGACTTCGCTGATGCTGCATCTAGGTCGTAACGTCAACATGGACAGGGCTACTGATGAGGACATCATGAGATACCATTCTGAATTCCTGCCCGGGGATAACTTCGTTAGCGGGAAGAAGGTATTCTGGTCAACCTGGGGCGTGCAGCAGAGCAAGACCGGAATCTACGGCGACCCCACGGTCGCATCGAAGGAGACTGGTGAGCAGATCATGCGTTTCATAGTGGATAACTATGTAAAGTTCATCAGGGAATTCTACGCTCATTAG
- a CDS encoding ABC transporter permease, which yields MDHSSNVRTAISISDVKVSLQRFGLPGVFIALCIFLTATSDSFLTVSNFFNVARQVSLIGIIGVGMFFVLVGGGIDISVGSLVALIGVVMAGLVVKSHLSVLLAVGLSLLLAATLGFINAYFVTKWRIPPFIVTLGMMSAARGFAFVYTNGYAVFGLPEGFKELGRGYIGSVPIPVIIMLAIVLLAHFAATKTKFGRFVYAIGGNEEAARLSGINVAFYRGATYVLCSMLAGVSGIILTSRLASGQPNSGVGYEFEAITAAVLGGTSLFGGEGTIWGVIFGALFMGVLGNGLNLLNVSSYWQLVIKGAVLVVAVLIDMLKKR from the coding sequence ATGGATCATAGCAGCAACGTGCGTACCGCAATTTCCATAAGCGACGTGAAAGTATCTCTACAACGCTTCGGCCTCCCGGGGGTTTTTATAGCGCTTTGCATCTTTCTGACGGCCACGTCTGACTCGTTCCTGACGGTCAGCAATTTTTTCAATGTAGCCCGCCAGGTATCTTTGATCGGTATAATTGGGGTCGGAATGTTTTTCGTATTAGTGGGGGGCGGGATAGATATCTCCGTTGGGTCCCTTGTGGCGTTAATCGGTGTAGTCATGGCCGGCCTGGTTGTTAAGAGCCATCTGAGCGTGCTACTCGCGGTAGGGCTTTCGTTGCTACTGGCAGCTACGTTGGGGTTCATCAATGCCTATTTCGTGACGAAGTGGAGGATTCCACCGTTCATAGTCACGCTTGGCATGATGTCGGCCGCCCGGGGGTTCGCGTTTGTATATACCAATGGCTATGCAGTCTTCGGGCTCCCGGAGGGGTTCAAGGAGCTTGGAAGGGGATATATCGGCTCTGTGCCAATCCCCGTGATCATCATGCTGGCTATCGTGCTCCTGGCGCACTTCGCGGCCACTAAAACAAAATTTGGGAGGTTTGTGTATGCTATTGGCGGCAACGAAGAGGCGGCAAGGCTTTCAGGCATCAATGTTGCGTTTTACCGCGGGGCGACTTACGTCTTATGCAGTATGCTTGCCGGCGTGAGCGGTATAATCCTAACTTCGCGCCTGGCGTCCGGCCAGCCTAATTCAGGTGTGGGTTACGAGTTCGAGGCGATAACGGCTGCCGTGCTAGGCGGGACGAGCCTGTTTGGCGGCGAGGGGACCATCTGGGGAGTGATCTTCGGCGCCCTTTTTATGGGTGTATTGGGCAATGGCCTGAATCTGCTCAATGTCTCATCTTACTGGCAACTCGTGATCAAAGGCGCGGTTCTCGTAGTCGCTGTATTGATAGATATGCTTAAGAAACGTTAG
- a CDS encoding sugar ABC transporter ATP-binding protein: protein MPTPILEVKGVTKEFPGVVALDSVSLSINAGEIHALVGENGAGKSTLIKVLSGVYQPDRGEIYFDGRPVRLAGPSDAQSLGIAVIHQELMNVPHLSVAENITLGRPPMIRRGVMGMIDWPAMNKTAHEALERLGVSINPRAIMKTLSVSQMQVVEIARAVSSNARLLIMDEPTSALSEDEVDRLFNVVKALKAQGVTVIFITHRLDEVFRIADRITILRDGKIIATKDRTEISREELIKAMVGRPLGFEYPKRSVQRGKRIMSVENLSRGNVLRDINFSLFEGEILGIAGLMGAGKTELVRAIFGADKRSGGRVLFYDEPLDIKSPQEALRMGIGLVPEDRKRHGLVLGMSVRENMSLSAIDRICRWSFVLDSRNETIACRDLVEKLGIKTPGLERKVKFLSGGNQQKVVLGKCLFGKLKLILFDEPTRGIDVGAKAEIYRLMNNLVEEGVAVIMVSSELPEVIGMSDRILVMHEGRIAGELDNQDQSVTQEEIMRLATGQYAGVGTGTRTETSVLVR from the coding sequence TTGCCGACCCCAATTCTTGAAGTGAAGGGTGTTACAAAGGAATTTCCGGGGGTTGTGGCACTTGACTCAGTGAGCCTGAGCATCAATGCGGGTGAGATTCACGCGTTAGTTGGGGAAAACGGGGCTGGGAAGTCAACGCTTATCAAGGTTCTTTCGGGGGTTTACCAGCCTGACCGAGGGGAAATATACTTTGACGGGCGCCCCGTGCGCCTGGCTGGACCTTCCGATGCCCAGAGTTTGGGTATAGCAGTTATACACCAGGAGCTCATGAATGTCCCCCACCTTTCTGTTGCGGAGAATATCACATTGGGCCGGCCGCCGATGATCCGTCGAGGCGTGATGGGCATGATAGATTGGCCGGCCATGAACAAAACAGCACACGAGGCTCTTGAACGGCTTGGTGTGTCGATCAACCCCAGGGCTATCATGAAGACCCTCAGCGTAAGCCAGATGCAGGTGGTTGAGATAGCAAGGGCCGTATCCAGCAATGCCCGGTTGCTTATCATGGATGAGCCTACATCCGCATTATCCGAAGATGAAGTCGATAGGCTATTTAATGTAGTTAAGGCCCTGAAGGCTCAAGGGGTTACCGTGATATTCATAACCCACCGGCTGGATGAGGTATTTCGCATAGCGGACCGGATAACGATCCTGAGGGACGGTAAGATAATTGCGACTAAAGATAGGACGGAAATCAGCAGGGAAGAGCTGATAAAGGCCATGGTCGGGCGCCCTTTGGGATTTGAGTATCCGAAGCGTAGCGTGCAGCGGGGAAAGAGAATCATGTCTGTGGAGAACCTGTCACGCGGGAACGTACTTAGGGATATCAATTTTTCCCTTTTCGAGGGAGAGATACTGGGCATAGCAGGCCTTATGGGCGCAGGTAAGACGGAGCTGGTAAGGGCCATATTCGGCGCGGATAAAAGGAGCGGTGGCAGGGTTCTCTTCTATGATGAACCTCTTGACATCAAATCGCCGCAGGAGGCTCTCAGGATGGGCATCGGCTTGGTCCCTGAGGATAGGAAGCGGCACGGGCTTGTGCTGGGGATGAGTGTAAGGGAGAATATGTCGCTCTCGGCGATAGATAGAATCTGCAGATGGTCTTTTGTCCTGGATTCAAGGAATGAGACGATCGCCTGCCGGGACCTTGTGGAGAAGCTTGGCATAAAGACCCCGGGTCTTGAGAGAAAGGTGAAGTTCTTGAGCGGCGGTAACCAGCAGAAGGTTGTATTGGGGAAATGCCTTTTTGGGAAGCTCAAGCTGATCCTCTTTGATGAGCCGACACGCGGGATAGATGTTGGGGCGAAGGCTGAAATCTATCGGCTCATGAACAACCTCGTTGAAGAAGGGGTCGCCGTTATCATGGTGAGCTCGGAGTTGCCTGAGGTGATCGGGATGAGCGATAGGATTTTGGTAATGCACGAGGGCCGTATTGCTGGGGAACTTGACAACCAGGATCAATCTGTGACACAAGAGGAAATTATGAGGCTCGCGACGGGACAGTATGCAGGGGTGGGGACAGGGACAAGGACAGAGACCTCGGTGCTGGTCAGGTAG
- a CDS encoding substrate-binding domain-containing protein, with product MKHRLALLLTLLSVMVLVACLFVPYASASVKGKTVALTLLTRQHEFQLEMEAAIREVAEKAGMKFISVDSNMDPAKQFAQVEDFIEKKVDLIIIGPSDPRGLIPAVEEANRAGIPVITVDGTIEGGNIVTQVATDNLEGGRLAGELARKYIQQKLGGKANVVILDFPQSPVICGARVAGFESEIKKLPGVKIVAKQDGGAMRDRAMAVMDNILQGNPKIDVVFGINDDTILGAMAAAEGAGRIKEMVFIGYDGTKEACLFIKKGSQLIGDVAQQPKLIGTKAMEIGIKVLEGKAAGIPKSSPVPPVLITKENVDKFVK from the coding sequence ATGAAACATAGGTTGGCTTTGCTATTGACCTTGTTATCGGTTATGGTGTTGGTGGCATGCCTGTTTGTCCCTTATGCATCGGCATCAGTCAAGGGCAAGACGGTCGCCTTGACGCTTCTCACAAGGCAGCATGAATTCCAGCTGGAGATGGAGGCTGCCATTAGAGAGGTAGCCGAAAAAGCCGGGATGAAGTTTATAAGCGTTGACTCTAACATGGATCCCGCTAAGCAGTTTGCCCAGGTAGAGGACTTTATCGAAAAGAAGGTGGACCTGATAATCATCGGGCCATCTGACCCAAGAGGCCTTATCCCGGCTGTAGAGGAGGCAAACCGGGCAGGTATACCTGTAATAACGGTCGATGGGACAATCGAGGGCGGTAATATCGTTACGCAGGTTGCGACCGATAACCTCGAGGGCGGGCGGCTCGCAGGCGAACTCGCGAGGAAGTACATACAGCAGAAGCTGGGTGGAAAGGCCAACGTGGTAATTCTCGATTTCCCGCAGTCTCCTGTCATCTGCGGTGCCAGGGTTGCGGGATTTGAATCCGAGATCAAGAAGCTACCGGGAGTCAAGATCGTTGCCAAGCAGGATGGCGGTGCCATGAGAGATAGAGCTATGGCCGTTATGGATAATATCCTGCAGGGGAACCCCAAGATCGATGTGGTATTTGGTATCAATGATGATACGATTCTCGGAGCTATGGCTGCAGCTGAAGGTGCCGGCAGGATCAAGGAAATGGTGTTTATAGGATATGACGGGACCAAGGAGGCATGTCTCTTCATAAAGAAGGGCTCTCAGCTGATAGGTGACGTTGCCCAGCAGCCTAAGCTCATAGGGACAAAGGCTATGGAGATAGGAATAAAAGTCCTGGAAGGCAAGGCAGCCGGAATTCCCAAATCATCGCCCGTCCCTCCAGTGCTCATAACGAAGGAGAACGTAGATAAGTTCGTTAAATGA
- a CDS encoding DeoR/GlpR transcriptional regulator has protein sequence MLPAERRAAILQMLKTNGSIQVAELSKLFNVSEGTIRRDLDQMSRKGLLEKTYGGAMSIDSTGYDPPFAMQKKAFAEEKERIGRAAAQGVKDGETVFIEAGTTTLCVARNLRGKKNLLVVTNGIDIAAELQNDPDISIMLTGGDLRKHTAALVGPYAEQVLDEVRVDKAFLGVSAITSARGMSTGSVAEAQIKKAIIRAARHVTAVIDHSKFGKEAFAFVAPVTVLHKIVTDDKVPEEELKVLRERGIEVAVV, from the coding sequence GTGCTACCTGCGGAAAGGCGGGCTGCCATCCTGCAGATGCTCAAGACAAATGGTAGCATACAGGTGGCTGAATTAAGCAAGTTGTTTAATGTATCCGAGGGCACGATCAGGCGCGACCTCGACCAGATGTCGAGGAAAGGGCTCTTGGAGAAGACGTACGGGGGCGCGATGTCGATTGACAGCACGGGCTATGACCCGCCCTTCGCCATGCAAAAGAAGGCCTTTGCCGAGGAGAAGGAAAGGATTGGCCGGGCAGCTGCCCAGGGGGTCAAGGACGGGGAGACGGTGTTCATCGAGGCTGGGACTACTACGCTCTGTGTTGCTCGTAACCTTCGTGGGAAAAAGAATCTCCTAGTAGTAACTAACGGAATCGACATTGCAGCGGAGCTTCAGAACGATCCGGACATATCGATCATGCTGACAGGGGGTGACCTCAGGAAGCATACGGCTGCCCTTGTCGGCCCCTATGCCGAGCAGGTCCTGGATGAGGTGCGTGTGGATAAGGCCTTTCTCGGCGTCAGCGCGATAACTTCGGCCCGGGGGATGAGCACGGGCAGCGTGGCCGAGGCCCAGATAAAGAAGGCTATCATAAGGGCGGCCCGGCATGTCACGGCAGTGATCGACCACAGCAAGTTTGGCAAGGAGGCTTTTGCGTTTGTCGCGCCGGTCACCGTCCTGCACAAGATCGTCACGGACGATAAGGTGCCGGAGGAGGAGTTGAAGGTGTTGCGCGAGAGGGGGATAGAGGTCGCCGTGGTCTAA
- a CDS encoding Gfo/Idh/MocA family oxidoreductase: MGNGSRTRTEVGIGLVGYGFIGRVHTLGYMNMPMYYRGLEWKPRLAAVCSRSEANRREAVEEAGYAWSCPDFRELVTRDDVRVVDCCTPNDTHLDIALAALEAGKHVYCEKPLARNVAEAREMAEAAREAGRRAGAKTQVACIYRFIPAVMRAKQLIDEGALGRIFHFRAAYLHSGYVDPMRPVSWRLSKAQGGAGAIYDLGAHILDLMYYLLGDYVEVMASLETFIKERPSQADRSVMVPVDVDDFALIQARMENGAIGTIEVSRVATGANDELRFEIHGSGGALAFNLMDPNWLWFYDNTRPGSPIGGLKGYTKIETIQKFPEPGGFPGPKFAVGWIRFHFASEYEFLASIQEGRPTTGATFEDGLRIHEVMGAAMRSSEERGWVKV; the protein is encoded by the coding sequence CGGGTTCACACACTCGGGTATATGAACATGCCCATGTATTACCGGGGTCTTGAATGGAAGCCGAGGCTCGCGGCCGTATGCTCGAGATCGGAGGCCAACCGGCGCGAGGCCGTGGAGGAGGCGGGGTATGCGTGGTCGTGCCCAGATTTTCGCGAGCTTGTGACACGCGATGACGTCCGCGTCGTTGACTGCTGCACGCCTAACGATACACATCTCGATATAGCTCTGGCTGCCCTGGAGGCTGGCAAACACGTCTACTGCGAGAAGCCGCTTGCCAGAAATGTGGCCGAGGCGCGCGAGATGGCGGAGGCTGCGAGGGAGGCCGGGAGGCGGGCGGGCGCCAAGACGCAGGTGGCCTGCATCTACAGGTTCATCCCGGCGGTGATGCGGGCGAAGCAGCTCATAGATGAGGGTGCCCTGGGCAGGATATTCCACTTCAGGGCGGCCTACCTCCACTCGGGTTACGTCGACCCGATGCGGCCGGTCAGCTGGCGCCTGAGCAAGGCCCAAGGGGGCGCCGGCGCCATATACGACCTCGGCGCCCATATTCTGGATCTCATGTATTATCTGCTTGGCGACTATGTGGAGGTAATGGCGTCGCTCGAGACGTTTATAAAGGAGCGGCCGTCCCAGGCGGACCGGTCCGTGATGGTTCCGGTGGATGTTGATGATTTCGCCCTGATCCAGGCCAGGATGGAGAACGGGGCCATCGGCACTATAGAGGTGTCCCGGGTGGCGACGGGCGCAAACGATGAGCTCCGTTTCGAGATTCATGGGAGCGGCGGCGCCCTGGCTTTTAACCTCATGGATCCGAACTGGCTGTGGTTCTATGATAATACGCGCCCTGGCTCGCCCATCGGCGGCTTGAAGGGCTATACAAAGATAGAGACCATACAGAAGTTCCCCGAGCCCGGCGGCTTCCCGGGCCCGAAGTTCGCCGTGGGATGGATAAGGTTCCACTTCGCGAGCGAGTATGAATTCCTGGCCAGCATCCAGGAAGGGCGTCCGACAACGGGCGCGACCTTCGAGGACGGGCTGAGGATCCACGAGGTAATGGGCGCCGCCATGCGGTCCTCCGAGGAGCGGGGATGGGTGAAGGTATAA